One Mycoplasmopsis bovigenitalium genomic window, TACGAAAATGCTGTTAAAACCGCCCAAAGATTAATTAATGAAAATAAAGCCAAAATCATTAGTGAAGAACAAATCAAAGACGCTAGAGAAAAACTTGCACAAGCAGTTAATGAAAAATCAAAACTAGAAAAATCAATAAACAAAGACCAAATAACTTCTTTATTACGCTCAGTGGGCATCAACAAAGAATTTATTGATGATGTTATTAAGTTGCATTTATTACATAATTTATTCAATAATAGCGAATACAAAAACTTTAAAACAGATTTTGATTCTTTAGACTCAAAAGCCAAATATATAAGAGAAGTTAGAAACTTTGTTGATATTCAAAGATCTTACTACAATTTATATAACCGTCATTTATCTGGAGAAACATTCGCAAAATTAAATCTACAAAAAAGCGAGTTTAATTTATATGGCTTTGATGTTGCATATTTACCAACACAACTTATTGCACTTGATGAACTAACTAGTCTGTCGCTTAAAACTCAAATCAATTGAAGAGAATATGCAAATCTAGATGGATTTATTCGCTCAAATGTTGATGATAAGGTAAAACCAAACAAATTTTTTGCATATATAAATCAAATGAGCTCAAGCACAGCTCAAAAAGCAGAATTAGAGGCAGAATCTAAAAAAGTTGAAGAAAAATTCAACAATTTAAATTCCTCATTTGTTAATGATGCAAATATTAAGCCATTGCATGATTCAATAGGCAATAAACTATCAAATTCAAACATTCAGAAACTACGTTCAGAATATCAAGAATTATTAAAAGAGTTAGATAAGGTTGTTGAAAAACACAAAATAAATGCTAATGTATTAGTCAAAAGTGGTACTTTAAAAGCTTTTGCAAGTGCTCAAGCAGAGGATAAAAAATACATTTATAGAGATCAACTTCTTAATCTAATTAAAAATAATAACCATCTAAAATCTAATGAAGCATCATTTACAAAAGTGATGGATAATATTGAAAAAATATTCGAAATATCCCAAAAAGAATTCAATGAATTTAAGTATAGAGTTGCCAAAATAATTGAAAATATGTTGAAAATATCACAAGCAATTTCAAATGAGTACAATGATTCTCTAAACTCTGATATAAATGAATACTTAAAACAAAAAGACCAATTATTCAATAAAAAAATGTCTGAATTAATTAATAATATTCAATCTTCAGATATTACAGACGCAAAATACACTAGCGACTTACAAGCTATATTTGAACTTTCATCTCGTCGGGTTGTTGAATTCAAACAATCAAATCTTTTGAATAAAGATCAATTAAGTGAATTAGCATCTAAGTTTGCTGACTCAATAAAATTTGTTAAAGATTTGATTGAAAAATATCCAATTGAATTTATGTCAGAGTATGCAACAAGTTACTTTAATGTCATTAAAAACCCAATTTATAGAGAAGTGGATACTAATGGTAAAACTGATAACCAAGACCTTAAATTTATTGGAACATTATTCAATCCATTGCTAACTTACATTGAAAAAATCAACAAATTTAATGAAGATTATTCTAATTTGTATAAACAAAAAGCAGAACAAATTAAAGCACAAATTGATTCTGCGAGTGACCAATCTACAAAAGATTTATTGCAAAAAGAATACGATTTTGCAATAAACAATTCAAAATATTATGCAGAAATTGCTAAAACTAACAATGAATTTAATCAAGATTTAGACAATATTAGAAAAATTACAGAGCTTAAAGATGCATTTAATAGAGATGATGTTCCTGTATTAAAATATCGTCCAAGTATTTTAAGTGAAGATTTGCAAAAAAAACATGCTTCAAATATTGCTACATATAATGCTGCACTAGACCACTATTTTGAAAATTCCAAACGTTTTGAAACTGGATTAAATTCTTTGAAAAATGAAGTAATTAAGCAAACTAATATAGTAAATAATAGTTCAGATAAATTTATTTCAATTGACAAAGAATTTAATTCATCATTTGAAAACGCAATAAAACATGCACAAAATATCGCGAAATATCAAGCAATTAAATCAATGGCATTTGCCAATATCAATGCAAAACCAATTGATTTAGTAAACACATCATTAATTACAGCAAAAAGCAAAATTGAACTTATTGACAAACTGACTTCACTTGGAATTATCAATAAGGAAACAAGCGCAAACCTTGCTGAGTTCTCAAAAAACAATATTTTCGAGGTTTCTTTAACTTCTGTAGAGAAAAATGGTACTAATTTATCATTTGTTTTAAGTCAAAATTCAAATGATAATCAAAATGAAATTGATAAACTATTGACAACAAAACTTGCAAAATTCACTATTGATGCTAAATTAGACACAAAACAACACCCACATACATTACGTCAATTTAAAGATATGCTTTCAGCTGCGGGTTATACAACCGTTATTCAACCTTCAAATATCAAAGAAGAAGGAACAAGAATTGTCACAAATGAAAAAGGTGAACAAAAGACAATTTCTACATACAGTTTATTCACCGAAGCATACGATGGATTTACCGATGAATTACTTGCTTCTGTTCCTTATGCTGGCGAATGATTAGAAGGTGAACACATTGTTAAAAAAATTAATGATAACGGGGAAATTGAATTTTCAATTGAAAACGGAAAATATCTAGGGTTTAGACCTGATTCGCGGATTGGTTTATGATCATTAATCGCAATGAATAATCCAAATTACAAAGGCTTGTCAATCGACTTTTTAAAATTCGTTGCTGCCCATGAATATGGACACCATATGACACTTAATTCAGCTCAAGATTTAGGTGATAAAGCTCAAAAACCATTATTTGGTTCTGCACTTGTTCCGGGTACAACTCCAAATGTTAACAACTATTATTCAAGAGAAGTTATTGGATTATATTTAAAAGCCAGAACACACTTAGAATTAAACTCTTCTCCGTTATTAAACCAACCTAATGTTGTTTCAGAAAACAATGAAGGTGAATATTTATTATTCAATCAACCTAAAAAAGTTGATGGAAAAGTAGTTATAAACGAGAATACCGTTGAAAATTCTACTGATGTTTGAGGTCACAAAGTTGGTGAAGAAGACTTAAAAGCAGCAATGGAAAATGCAAAACGTAGATTCTTACAAACGTATGAAGGTCTACAAAAAGCAACCGAAGCAAGACGAAAAGAAAATGGCATTGATTCAGAACAAGACAAAAAATGACTTGAAATTTTTGACTTGTGGCTAATGAACACTCTTGACCAAAACTCAGGTACTCTAAACCCAACTAAGTATTCAGATGAAAAACACCCTGTAAAATACATGGTTAAAGATGAACAAGGTAATTGATCATTTAAAAAAGCTTCATTAATAATGCTTAAAAATGTTGTTAAAGATGGGCAAGGCAACTTTATTCAGTTTGAAGAAAACGGTGAAAATATTACACCTAAAATTGTTGAAGGTGTTAAAGACGAATCGGGCAAATACACAAAAATTACTAAGGTTCTTGTTTACAACAAAGACGGCTCGCCAATTATTAATGTTCCTTTAAATGTCGATTTTACAGATAAAGACAGTGGTTTTTACCAAATTGATTCAGAAGGTAATAATGTCAATATTGAGTTCATAAATGAACGAATTAGACAAGCTGCTAACACAATTAGTGCTTTAATTGTTAAAGATTACAGCATAAATGGTTGAGATTTTGCTACAACAGATACTTCAACTAACTCAAAAACATATGTTTCGTATCCTACATATGCAGAATTATTTAATAATGCAGACAAAAATTACAATCAAACAATGCTTAAACCATATCTTGACTATATCAAATCAAGAAATGTTGCAACAGCAGAATTAAACGATGGAACTGAATTTGCAAAATACTATGATAATGCAGGAAAAGTGGTTTATGATGCAACAAGCGATGATGAAAAACTAAAAGACCCTAAATATCAAACAATTAAACAAGAAAACTACTACTTAAATCCATTTAAAAGCAAAGGCAAAGACAAAACAGACTTTAGAGATTTTATAACTCAATTATACCTTGCGGAAGGTGGTAACTATCCAGCTGCAACAGCGGGTGCAAAACAATCATTATGATTGTCAGCAACTGAACAATACTTGCCTAACATAATGCACAAAGAAGCATTTAGAAATTCATTCTTATACCATTCATTCTCAGAAAGCACTTTAAAACAATTGCACCAGTTGCCAATTCAAAATTGATACAATCCATATACCAAACAAATTGTTGGTCACAAACTTGACTCACACACATACTTGATGGTTAATGCAAATGGTGATGTAATTAGTCCAAACCCTCGTTCAGCAGATTATCCTGCTTTTTGAGAAATGACCGGTATAAAAATCAATAATAATTTGCTTGTAAAAACTGTTGAGGATTCCCTATTTAATAGTTTTTATATAACAAGAGATCAAAAAAGATTGTTTGGCTCAGAAATAATTTTTAAAACATATGATGAGTTTGTTAAGTTTGCAAGTGTTGATACAACAAAAGCACAACTTGACCCAGTTAAGCGCGTAGTTAATTGAGATCTTGATTATGTTGAATCAAAATTTGATATTGACAGATTTGCAAGAAATCTTGAAAGTACTCTTCTAAATTCAATTGTTAGTGCAAAAGAAAAAGAAAGATTAAGTGCACTTGTTAAATCAAAAGACAAACAACAATTAGCAAACGAAATTATGCTAAGATTCACTAAATCTAAACTTGCATTCTTTGTAAAAGATTTATCACTAGGTGAAATTAAAGAAAAAATTACCCAAAACCCTTTAAATGTATATAGATACGGTTGAATATTCGATAAAGAATTAGGTTATGGATTATACAAATCGGATGATGTTGTAGCCCAAGCAGATGAATCAAAATTAGATCGCAAAAATTGAGAAATAAGTGTTAAAGAACTTTTTGATACTTATGACAAATTTGCACAAGAAAATAGTGTAAAACTAAATCAATTTACTTTATACGACCATTTAATTCTTGACAATAAAACTCAAATGTATTCAACTCAAGTTC contains:
- a CDS encoding PDxFFG protein → MANKNQPKKKLNWRTLVWPKYLISFGIIAGAVAATLGIFKYNSKNPKLAKNESAKNLKNEFLDPNAIPVLTFVDASKEKNIATFNPNDGVLGSVTYKGKTLDYNSFLNEYYEEHRSLPFLNIRYGMFDFYNEYLEAVTAKDFFVFTDWFMKNVSWGPEIITLKEFSIVKGVELRGNNLTLGSHSNIDKEQTTIKFFPDAFFGSIPMHSTLSGQGNAPDSLLYKINKKLLTIDELKGFLSKTVLFNSQANITSDTLLNHSFRTLLDNRSLINKKIFAVKSKTKQNFANYAFSNVEKSRLNINSDYQTLIFAKDIEEAKTKFAKHHSFYSNKDKYKSLTNIDDYIFEEKTIIDSSFINNTHNGQKEKYLNLTFNDATNFVLFDAIDNVEYQNSKGDFELHNNVQSLDFALEQAKIEFNNLFTDIESLYEKWISKNILFSKDSFAKFNKFAETTEKIDELSKQIIEFNKIISNTNKQYNEIITKLNEDQEKSKQKVTELKTQLAEVQQKIQQKQNELNETNKDSISFELFKLEKEKNDIELQLFEYENAVKTAQRLINENKAKIISEEQIKDAREKLAQAVNEKSKLEKSINKDQITSLLRSVGINKEFIDDVIKLHLLHNLFNNSEYKNFKTDFDSLDSKAKYIREVRNFVDIQRSYYNLYNRHLSGETFAKLNLQKSEFNLYGFDVAYLPTQLIALDELTSLSLKTQINWREYANLDGFIRSNVDDKVKPNKFFAYINQMSSSTAQKAELEAESKKVEEKFNNLNSSFVNDANIKPLHDSIGNKLSNSNIQKLRSEYQELLKELDKVVEKHKINANVLVKSGTLKAFASAQAEDKKYIYRDQLLNLIKNNNHLKSNEASFTKVMDNIEKIFEISQKEFNEFKYRVAKIIENMLKISQAISNEYNDSLNSDINEYLKQKDQLFNKKMSELINNIQSSDITDAKYTSDLQAIFELSSRRVVEFKQSNLLNKDQLSELASKFADSIKFVKDLIEKYPIEFMSEYATSYFNVIKNPIYREVDTNGKTDNQDLKFIGTLFNPLLTYIEKINKFNEDYSNLYKQKAEQIKAQIDSASDQSTKDLLQKEYDFAINNSKYYAEIAKTNNEFNQDLDNIRKITELKDAFNRDDVPVLKYRPSILSEDLQKKHASNIATYNAALDHYFENSKRFETGLNSLKNEVIKQTNIVNNSSDKFISIDKEFNSSFENAIKHAQNIAKYQAIKSMAFANINAKPIDLVNTSLITAKSKIELIDKLTSLGIINKETSANLAEFSKNNIFEVSLTSVEKNGTNLSFVLSQNSNDNQNEIDKLLTTKLAKFTIDAKLDTKQHPHTLRQFKDMLSAAGYTTVIQPSNIKEEGTRIVTNEKGEQKTISTYSLFTEAYDGFTDELLASVPYAGEWLEGEHIVKKINDNGEIEFSIENGKYLGFRPDSRIGLWSLIAMNNPNYKGLSIDFLKFVAAHEYGHHMTLNSAQDLGDKAQKPLFGSALVPGTTPNVNNYYSREVIGLYLKARTHLELNSSPLLNQPNVVSENNEGEYLLFNQPKKVDGKVVINENTVENSTDVWGHKVGEEDLKAAMENAKRRFLQTYEGLQKATEARRKENGIDSEQDKKWLEIFDLWLMNTLDQNSGTLNPTKYSDEKHPVKYMVKDEQGNWSFKKASLIMLKNVVKDGQGNFIQFEENGENITPKIVEGVKDESGKYTKITKVLVYNKDGSPIINVPLNVDFTDKDSGFYQIDSEGNNVNIEFINERIRQAANTISALIVKDYSINGWDFATTDTSTNSKTYVSYPTYAELFNNADKNYNQTMLKPYLDYIKSRNVATAELNDGTEFAKYYDNAGKVVYDATSDDEKLKDPKYQTIKQENYYLNPFKSKGKDKTDFRDFITQLYLAEGGNYPAATAGAKQSLWLSATEQYLPNIMHKEAFRNSFLYHSFSESTLKQLHQLPIQNWYNPYTKQIVGHKLDSHTYLMVNANGDVISPNPRSADYPAFWEMTGIKINNNLLVKTVEDSLFNSFYITRDQKRLFGSEIIFKTYDEFVKFASVDTTKAQLDPVKRVVNWDLDYVESKFDIDRFARNLESTLLNSIVSAKEKERLSALVKSKDKQQLANEIMLRFTKSKLAFFVKDLSLGEIKEKITQNPLNVYRYGWIFDKELGYGLYKSDDVVAQADESKLDRKNWEISVKELFDTYDKFAQENSVKLNQFTLYDHLILDNKTQMYSTQVHYSFQQDKWGLVDLLLAFVKAFTKKTRPTSDVEQYFKTKTERKFNEFFSDYTYSFAEVINRDNLQITYSPANTEFANLPSFITNVNEANTGLEYVIDGKATEKWSSAQINFGGDSRFSVRQSVMNSQNRLNNETRLRAQKLGTEFKPESFITRDAFSDDQNKNSNYFGKFKSINNGWFKDRWYRDMLNFRLYDDSGNPIEDDTIRIQDLEGNKVTNRPQAYWQYYIQSQGVGKRNLSNIWRNAQKDAVALFGYLNNEDAQKVNYLVFEDLETKEIKTLKINKNYTSNMFYYKTQHIHNEEKPESRHYLKDEKYSYTDSNGEHKGTGFTAWVSDYAIMSNYADKLLTPNHEYKIYFAADEKGTKTLNVDLGSFESVSENGKTFSQAPTAVYIKEINGEKVPVMRVGVQFNGSKQ